The following are encoded together in the Arcticibacterium luteifluviistationis genome:
- the trpA gene encoding tryptophan synthase subunit alpha yields MNRLEKLFIDKPKEVLNIYFTAGFPNLDSTIPLLEAAQEGGADLVEIGMPFSDPVVDGETIQKANIRALNNGMSVALLFEHLKEMRSKVNIPIILMGDINPVFQFGVAEFCQKCEEVGVDGLILPNLPMAEYLEDFKPLFDKHGLLNIFLITPQTSEERIREIDEYSSGFVYMVSSASTTGSTSGITEEMKGYFDRVNKMNLKIPRLIGFGIKDKETFKEASQYANGAIIGSAFIRAIDCEEPTEGAKAFLNEVLN; encoded by the coding sequence ATGAATCGACTGGAGAAACTATTTATTGACAAACCTAAGGAGGTTTTAAACATCTATTTTACCGCAGGTTTCCCAAATTTAGATAGCACCATTCCGCTGTTAGAAGCAGCTCAAGAAGGTGGTGCTGATTTGGTGGAGATAGGTATGCCTTTCTCTGACCCCGTGGTGGATGGTGAAACCATTCAAAAAGCAAACATTAGGGCACTCAATAATGGCATGTCAGTGGCATTGCTTTTTGAGCACTTAAAGGAAATGCGAAGCAAGGTTAATATCCCTATCATTTTGATGGGGGATATTAATCCTGTTTTTCAATTTGGTGTAGCTGAGTTTTGTCAAAAATGTGAAGAAGTAGGTGTAGATGGTTTGATATTACCAAACCTGCCTATGGCAGAATACTTGGAAGATTTCAAACCACTTTTTGACAAGCATGGCTTGTTGAATATTTTCTTGATTACGCCACAAACCTCTGAAGAAAGAATTAGAGAGATTGACGAGTACTCGTCTGGCTTTGTTTACATGGTTTCTTCGGCATCTACCACTGGTTCTACTTCTGGTATTACGGAAGAAATGAAAGGGTATTTTGACCGTGTCAATAAAATGAATCTTAAAATTCCTCGCTTAATAGGTTTTGGAATAAAAGATAAGGAGACGTTCAAAGAAGCCAGCCAATATGCCAACGGAGCCATTATAGGCAGTGCATTTATCCGAGCTATTGACTGTGAAGAGCCTACGGAAGGGGCAAAAGCTTTTTTGAACGAAGTTTTGAATTAA
- a CDS encoding tail fiber domain-containing protein, translating to MKKLLALLSLVLVSTLVTAQSVLITPGAQSINRDSTNQDQLNVFGNGLLVGPKVEFTEDDPASNVHTMSCASEVLSNSLAGTLKDPNGDADYAGGLFYDCRFVIYTYNALFQAYQIDFESLDTEADGDTIYVLDYSTNEVLGAYSGNTLPTSLTVSQNLIRIKFKTDNDANAGAGFVLKWKAIILKDDGAMAIQNYTGDGLVYDVESHALLSGRHSLLDFENRGYSSTALGFLTAASGIYSTALGFYTESSGYSSTALGSSTEASGDYSTALGYYSVASGSSSTAMGRSTEASGDYSTALGYSTAASGTYSTALGYYSAASGSFSTALGYRTKASGNYSTAIGTRASTNDYIGSMVLSDFVSSSGDSLKADATDRLLARFENGYTFYTDNNLSSATKYGIMAHNRANSWSSVSDSTKKENFIASNGKKVLKSVSQMRIGTWNYKGDDTSKNRHWGVMAQDFHHHFGKDAYGTIGNDTTIATADFDGVSFAAIKALEARTKKLQNDLASEKRFSASLEVKIEKLEAHNLEQYARLENDFKELKEMLLKSVALKED from the coding sequence ATGAAAAAGTTATTAGCCCTTCTAAGTTTAGTTTTAGTGTCAACCTTAGTTACAGCCCAGTCGGTATTAATAACCCCAGGTGCCCAAAGTATAAATCGAGATAGCACGAATCAAGACCAATTAAACGTATTCGGTAACGGGCTGCTCGTGGGGCCAAAAGTTGAATTTACCGAAGACGACCCCGCAAGTAATGTGCATACAATGAGTTGTGCTTCGGAGGTATTAAGTAACTCTTTAGCAGGAACATTGAAAGACCCCAATGGCGATGCGGATTATGCTGGAGGGCTTTTTTATGACTGTAGATTTGTTATTTACACATATAACGCCCTTTTTCAAGCCTATCAAATAGATTTTGAATCTTTAGATACAGAGGCAGATGGTGATACCATTTATGTGCTGGACTATTCTACCAATGAAGTTTTGGGAGCCTATTCTGGCAACACTTTACCTACAAGTTTAACTGTTAGTCAGAATTTAATAAGAATAAAATTTAAGACGGATAATGATGCCAATGCAGGGGCTGGCTTTGTTTTAAAATGGAAGGCCATCATATTGAAGGATGATGGAGCTATGGCTATTCAAAATTATACTGGGGATGGTTTAGTCTATGATGTAGAGTCTCATGCTTTGTTATCAGGGAGACATAGTCTTTTGGATTTCGAAAATAGAGGTTATTCTTCAACCGCTCTGGGTTTTTTAACAGCAGCGTCCGGTATTTATTCAACCGCTCTGGGTTTTTATACAGAATCCTCAGGTTATTCTTCAACCGCTCTGGGTAGTTCTACAGAAGCGTCCGGTGATTATTCAACAGCTCTGGGTTATTATTCGGTGGCGTCAGGTTCTTCTTCAACAGCTATGGGTCGTTCTACAGAAGCGTCCGGTGATTATTCAACAGCTTTGGGTTATTCTACTGCAGCGTCAGGTACTTATTCAACAGCTCTGGGTTATTATTCAGCAGCGTCTGGTTCTTTTTCAACGGCACTGGGTTATCGTACCAAGGCTTCTGGAAATTACAGTACGGCAATAGGGACTAGAGCATCTACAAATGATTATATTGGATCAATGGTCTTGAGTGATTTTGTATCTAGTTCTGGAGATTCTTTAAAAGCAGATGCCACAGATAGACTTTTAGCCCGTTTTGAAAATGGCTATACTTTTTATACGGATAATAACCTCAGCAGTGCCACTAAATATGGTATTATGGCTCATAATAGGGCGAACTCATGGTCATCCGTATCAGATTCTACAAAAAAGGAAAACTTTATAGCTTCTAATGGCAAAAAAGTGCTAAAAAGTGTCTCACAAATGCGTATCGGTACCTGGAATTATAAAGGAGATGATACTTCAAAAAATCGCCACTGGGGTGTGATGGCACAAGATTTCCATCACCATTTTGGTAAAGACGCCTACGGCACCATAGGAAACGACACCACCATAGCCACAGCAGATTTTGACGGCGTAAGCTTTGCCGCCATAAAGGCATTAGAAGCTAGGACGAAGAAACTGCAAAATGACTTAGCTAGTGAAAAGAGGTTCTCGGCTTCGCTGGAAGTCAAAATTGAAAAGCTTGAAGCTCATAATTTGGAACAGTATGCCAGATTGGAAAACGACTTTAAAGAGCTAAAAGAAATGTTATTGAAGTCGGTGGCTTTGAAAGAGGATTGA
- the fabD gene encoding ACP S-malonyltransferase — protein MTAYVFPGQGAQFSGMGKELYEESAKAKELFDKANEILGFEITKIMFEGTAEDLKETNVTQPAVYLHSVIKALCADEFKADMVAGHSLGEFSSLVVAGVLSFEDGLRLVAQRADAMQKACEINPSTMAAVLRLDDAKVEEICAAVAEETGEVVVAANYNCPGQLVISGSNKGIEIACEKMKEAGAKRALVLPVGGAFHSPLMEPAREQLAAAIENTTFNEPTCPIYQNVTAKPSTDVATIKTNLIAQLTAPVRWTQSVQNMVADGATSFVECGPGKVLQGLVNKISSEVETSGI, from the coding sequence ATGACAGCATACGTATTTCCTGGTCAAGGAGCCCAATTTAGCGGTATGGGCAAAGAGCTTTATGAAGAGTCGGCGAAGGCCAAAGAACTTTTTGACAAAGCCAATGAAATCTTAGGTTTTGAGATTACAAAAATTATGTTTGAAGGCACAGCCGAAGACTTGAAAGAAACTAACGTAACGCAGCCTGCTGTATACCTCCACTCTGTAATTAAGGCACTATGTGCTGATGAATTCAAGGCAGACATGGTGGCAGGGCACTCTTTAGGTGAGTTTTCATCACTTGTAGTGGCTGGTGTACTTTCTTTTGAAGATGGTTTACGTTTGGTAGCCCAACGTGCCGATGCTATGCAAAAGGCTTGTGAAATAAACCCGTCGACCATGGCAGCTGTTTTAAGGCTAGATGATGCCAAAGTAGAGGAAATATGTGCTGCTGTGGCCGAAGAGACTGGAGAAGTGGTGGTAGCCGCAAATTATAACTGCCCAGGACAGCTTGTGATTTCTGGAAGTAATAAAGGCATAGAGATAGCTTGCGAAAAAATGAAAGAGGCTGGAGCCAAAAGAGCTTTGGTTTTACCAGTAGGAGGAGCATTTCACTCTCCGCTTATGGAGCCAGCAAGAGAGCAGCTAGCCGCAGCCATTGAAAACACGACTTTTAACGAGCCTACATGCCCGATATATCAAAACGTAACTGCGAAACCATCAACGGACGTAGCAACGATTAAAACAAACCTTATAGCTCAACTTACCGCTCCTGTAAGATGGACACAGTCTGTTCAGAATATGGTGGCAGATGGTGCTACTAGTTTTGTAGAATGTGGACCAGGAAAAGTGCTTCAAGGCTTGGTAAATAAAATTTCTTCGGAAGTAGAGACTTCTGGAATTTAG
- a CDS encoding Dabb family protein encodes MKKTLLFLSIAVLGMACQPETETKEEEVTETVMTEDTAKLRHVVMFKFKDEAAKEAVDAVVASFANLPNEIPEIKGFEWGTNNSPEGLDEGFTHIFTLTFDSEEGRAVYLPHPAHKAFGEGLGPVLDKVMVLDYWKK; translated from the coding sequence ATGAAAAAAACACTTTTATTTTTATCAATCGCGGTACTTGGAATGGCCTGTCAACCTGAAACGGAGACAAAAGAAGAAGAAGTAACAGAAACAGTAATGACAGAAGATACAGCAAAACTTAGACACGTGGTGATGTTTAAATTTAAAGATGAGGCCGCTAAAGAAGCCGTAGACGCAGTAGTAGCCTCCTTTGCAAACTTACCAAACGAAATTCCTGAAATCAAAGGATTTGAGTGGGGTACTAACAACAGTCCTGAAGGTTTGGATGAAGGATTTACTCATATTTTCACCCTTACTTTTGACTCAGAAGAAGGAAGAGCGGTTTACTTACCACATCCTGCTCACAAAGCATTTGGAGAAGGTTTAGGACCAGTTTTAGATAAAGTAATGGTGCTAGACTACTGGAAAAAGTAG
- a CDS encoding SusC/RagA family TonB-linked outer membrane protein: protein MRQFLTKISLRHFCLSLIGFSIICGTSLANQPNARTVRGIVSDALTNESLTGCTVTIKGTNVGVITDVNGEYSLQVNDENAILVFGFIGYTSQEVVVGNQSTISITLSPNMNDLKEVVVIGYGTAKKGDLSAAVVSVDNVEKIKDRPVLDVANMIQGRVPGVTAISNGGHPNQTPKITIRGTGSRGDENVLYVVNGVPNAPYNPADIESITVLKDAASAAIYGAFSGSAGVILITTRQATSGKPSIEYNGFMGAKEAWKTPNSLNAEQEALVSNLAFQNAGLNPLDGWDATKNPYAAVTRTNWIDEIFRIGTIQRHNFSINAGTDKFSTLFQGRYENNEGTLLNTYSENISLRFNSQYSFNDHLKFRQEVFWNNSDSRGTSTESGYSGTILSAIYMPRSAVPYYEDGSFGGVGPRDSDYLGIHGDAINPVGTLLRNQAYNKGNDLQSVSELTYADIIPGLNFLTRYSYRSQSSLYKNFDPKRTEPGKPNNQNSLSYNTNKGYNWIWENTINYARVFGNHNLGAMVSTTAQENGAKGFSAGARDFPDEADWAQFFLNAQTFSSDRPGDYDWKDRNLSYVGRLSYSWSNRYFLTGSYRYDIAGRLAEGYRGKGFPAATAAWKLSSEPFFDIPAINLLKLRASWGKIGNIGSIGRYYGYATLSTNNTFQVGSDSPFSPALYVGSLRNPALSWETSQQTDIGLDVNMFNDRLSLSVDYFDKLTYDLIKQQDTEWTNTYGFGAPLINQGKIRNTGLEVMASWNGTSGDLGYQFSGNIATLKNRVEEIDDNADSFWSHGDDWRGTIRPYRSTVGQPYYSYWLIKTDGIFQSNEEANSYTFNGERIQPNSQAGDLKFVDLNNDGKIDDNDRSYMGSAAPKLTYGFNTNLTYKNFDLSVFFQGVTGVKLFNAFKESTLNASEQGYNRWDKILDAWSPTNTSSDIPRISANDPNNNFQMASDYYLESGDYLRLKNLVLGYTFPTLGPISGLRVYVSSDNLLTFTKYSGMDPEVGGIGLDGGQFPVSRVYAAGLKFKF, encoded by the coding sequence ATGAGACAATTTTTAACAAAAATCTCGTTACGACACTTCTGTTTGTCGCTAATAGGGTTTTCAATTATTTGCGGCACATCTTTGGCAAATCAGCCAAACGCAAGAACAGTGAGAGGGATAGTGAGCGATGCCCTTACAAACGAATCCTTAACAGGATGTACGGTTACCATTAAGGGTACTAATGTAGGTGTAATTACCGATGTAAATGGAGAATACAGTCTCCAAGTAAACGACGAGAATGCGATTCTTGTTTTTGGTTTTATCGGTTACACAAGCCAAGAGGTGGTAGTAGGTAACCAAAGTACTATTAGCATAACCTTAAGCCCAAATATGAATGACCTAAAAGAGGTGGTGGTCATTGGTTATGGTACTGCAAAGAAAGGAGACCTTTCTGCCGCGGTAGTAAGTGTAGACAACGTAGAAAAAATCAAAGACAGACCCGTTCTTGACGTTGCCAACATGATTCAGGGCCGAGTGCCTGGTGTAACTGCCATTAGTAACGGTGGTCACCCAAATCAAACTCCAAAAATAACAATTAGAGGAACTGGTTCTAGAGGAGATGAAAACGTGCTTTATGTAGTTAATGGCGTTCCTAACGCTCCATATAATCCTGCCGACATTGAATCAATTACGGTATTAAAAGATGCAGCATCTGCTGCTATATATGGGGCTTTTTCGGGTTCTGCGGGTGTAATCTTAATTACCACACGTCAGGCCACATCTGGCAAACCTTCCATAGAGTACAATGGTTTTATGGGAGCCAAAGAAGCGTGGAAAACACCAAACTCATTAAATGCCGAACAAGAAGCACTGGTTTCTAATTTAGCCTTCCAAAATGCTGGTTTAAATCCATTAGATGGTTGGGATGCAACTAAGAACCCTTATGCTGCTGTAACCAGAACAAACTGGATAGACGAAATCTTCAGAATTGGAACCATTCAGCGTCACAACTTTTCTATTAACGCTGGAACAGATAAGTTTTCTACTCTTTTTCAAGGAAGATATGAGAACAATGAAGGTACCTTATTAAACACGTATAGCGAAAACATCTCGCTAAGGTTTAATAGTCAATATAGTTTTAATGACCACTTAAAGTTCCGTCAAGAAGTTTTCTGGAATAACAGTGATAGCCGTGGTACTTCAACAGAAAGTGGCTATAGTGGAACCATCCTTTCGGCCATTTATATGCCTCGCTCTGCAGTTCCATATTATGAAGACGGAAGTTTTGGTGGTGTAGGACCTAGAGACTCGGATTATCTGGGGATTCATGGTGATGCCATAAATCCAGTAGGTACACTCTTAAGAAATCAGGCCTATAATAAAGGAAACGATTTACAGTCGGTTTCTGAACTTACTTATGCCGATATCATCCCTGGCTTAAACTTTTTGACTAGGTACTCTTACCGTTCACAGTCTTCTCTTTATAAAAATTTCGACCCAAAAAGAACAGAGCCAGGTAAGCCAAACAATCAGAACTCATTAAGTTATAATACCAACAAAGGTTATAACTGGATTTGGGAAAACACTATAAACTATGCTCGTGTTTTTGGTAATCATAATTTGGGTGCCATGGTTTCTACCACAGCTCAAGAAAACGGAGCAAAAGGATTTTCTGCCGGAGCTAGAGATTTCCCAGACGAAGCAGACTGGGCACAGTTTTTCTTAAACGCACAAACTTTCAGCTCAGACAGACCTGGCGACTATGACTGGAAAGACAGAAATTTATCTTACGTAGGAAGGCTTTCATACAGCTGGTCTAATCGCTACTTTTTAACTGGTAGCTACCGTTATGACATCGCAGGAAGACTTGCTGAAGGATATAGAGGAAAAGGATTTCCAGCAGCTACAGCCGCTTGGAAGCTTAGTTCAGAACCATTCTTTGATATTCCAGCCATTAACTTGTTAAAACTACGAGCTAGTTGGGGTAAAATAGGAAACATTGGTTCTATTGGAAGGTATTACGGTTATGCTACCCTTAGCACTAACAACACATTCCAAGTAGGAAGTGACTCACCTTTCTCTCCAGCTCTTTACGTGGGTAGCTTAAGAAATCCAGCTTTATCATGGGAAACGTCACAGCAAACCGATATTGGACTGGATGTAAATATGTTTAACGACCGCCTTTCTCTTTCTGTTGATTATTTTGACAAGTTAACTTACGATCTTATCAAACAACAAGACACAGAATGGACAAACACCTATGGTTTCGGAGCTCCTTTAATTAACCAAGGAAAAATTAGAAATACGGGTCTTGAAGTAATGGCTTCTTGGAATGGAACATCTGGCGACTTAGGCTATCAGTTTAGTGGAAATATAGCTACGCTCAAAAACCGAGTAGAAGAAATTGATGACAACGCAGATTCTTTCTGGTCTCATGGTGATGATTGGAGAGGAACTATCCGTCCTTACAGGTCTACCGTAGGACAGCCTTACTACTCTTATTGGTTAATCAAAACTGATGGTATTTTCCAAAGCAATGAAGAGGCAAATAGCTATACTTTCAATGGAGAGAGAATTCAACCAAATTCTCAAGCAGGTGATTTAAAATTTGTTGATTTAAATAATGATGGAAAAATTGATGATAACGACCGTTCATACATGGGATCAGCTGCTCCAAAGTTAACCTATGGTTTCAACACCAACCTGACTTATAAAAACTTCGATTTAAGCGTTTTCTTTCAAGGTGTGACTGGTGTTAAACTTTTCAATGCCTTTAAAGAGTCTACACTTAATGCTTCTGAGCAAGGTTATAACAGATGGGATAAAATATTAGATGCTTGGTCTCCTACCAATACATCTTCAGACATTCCTAGAATATCTGCCAATGACCCGAACAACAATTTCCAAATGGCCTCAGACTATTACCTAGAAAGTGGCGACTACTTAAGGTTGAAAAACCTAGTGCTGGGTTACACCTTCCCTACTTTAGGACCTATATCGGGTTTAAGAGTTTATGTTAGTAGTGATAACCTTCTAACGTTCACTAAATACTCAGGAATGGACCCTGAAGTTGGTGGAATTGGACTAGACGGAGGACAATTTCCAGTTTCTAGAGTTTACGCAGCAGGTTTAAAATTCAAATTTTAA
- a CDS encoding RagB/SusD family nutrient uptake outer membrane protein, protein MKFQIKYTILIGLCLLMSISSCDKEWVDTKPNGASTTAYFWDSEDDVIKGIAAIYVPFRWESTWGRDLFWMQNASDDLVVGRSKADAENIKNFIPTGNEGYMATAFEDMYWMMNKANQAIEGVQGATNISEELRQRSLGEAYFIRAFSHFWAAYLWGHKDQGVPYDGVENEGFGERIPPQLASVTDNYAQIISDLEKAADLLPLFQTYGGEDQGRAHKSAAWAYMVKTYAYWAQYDDSKWEKVPALADKIKNEGQRALVTGQESNEANYRAVFTDGQNWGPEYIWSVTSGIQGGSEFPGVILENKGWGVFNGWGYFQPTEELYQEYEENDPRREVTILKFGDKFTYFGVEREYYSTNSLSGFQINKYMDPYSYGTNEDAGTNSKINQSGNYPTTALNLSLIRYAEILLFKAEALIQMGKSSEAADPLNEVRARVGLSPISSPTMDDLKHERRVELACEWTDRLADLKRWGDVDVINAPLHGRIHENKTDPNSSFTVEEVWPARSFNPAKHMAWPLSSNELSRSNGVYKQTPGW, encoded by the coding sequence ATGAAGTTTCAAATAAAATATACAATTCTAATAGGCTTATGCCTTTTGATGAGCATAAGCTCATGCGATAAAGAATGGGTAGACACAAAACCTAATGGAGCATCTACCACAGCCTATTTTTGGGATAGTGAAGATGATGTCATCAAGGGTATTGCAGCTATTTATGTACCATTTAGATGGGAATCTACCTGGGGTAGAGATTTATTCTGGATGCAAAACGCTAGTGATGATTTAGTAGTAGGACGTTCTAAAGCAGATGCTGAAAACATCAAAAACTTTATTCCTACAGGAAATGAAGGATACATGGCTACAGCTTTTGAAGACATGTACTGGATGATGAACAAGGCCAATCAAGCTATTGAAGGCGTTCAAGGTGCTACCAACATTTCTGAAGAACTGAGACAGCGTTCTTTAGGAGAAGCTTACTTTATTAGAGCTTTTTCCCATTTTTGGGCAGCTTACCTATGGGGTCACAAAGACCAAGGTGTGCCTTATGATGGCGTTGAAAACGAAGGATTTGGAGAAAGAATACCTCCGCAATTAGCCTCTGTTACTGACAACTATGCTCAGATAATCTCTGATTTAGAAAAAGCAGCAGACTTGTTACCATTATTTCAAACATATGGTGGAGAAGACCAAGGTCGTGCTCACAAATCAGCAGCATGGGCATACATGGTTAAAACTTACGCTTACTGGGCACAGTATGACGATTCGAAATGGGAAAAAGTACCAGCATTAGCCGATAAAATCAAAAATGAAGGGCAAAGAGCTTTGGTAACAGGTCAAGAAAGTAACGAAGCAAACTACAGAGCGGTATTTACCGATGGTCAAAACTGGGGTCCAGAATACATATGGTCTGTCACTTCAGGAATCCAAGGGGGTTCTGAATTCCCTGGTGTAATTTTAGAAAACAAAGGATGGGGTGTTTTTAACGGATGGGGTTATTTCCAACCAACCGAAGAACTTTACCAAGAGTATGAAGAAAACGACCCTCGCCGTGAGGTTACTATTTTAAAGTTTGGTGACAAATTCACCTACTTTGGTGTAGAGCGTGAATACTACTCTACCAATAGCCTTTCTGGTTTCCAGATTAACAAATACATGGACCCTTACAGCTACGGTACCAATGAAGACGCAGGAACTAACTCGAAAATTAATCAGAGTGGTAATTATCCTACAACTGCCCTTAACCTATCGCTGATTAGATACGCAGAGATTTTGCTATTCAAAGCCGAAGCCTTAATTCAAATGGGTAAATCAAGCGAAGCCGCTGATCCTTTAAATGAAGTACGTGCTAGAGTTGGCTTGAGCCCTATTTCTAGCCCAACCATGGACGATCTTAAGCACGAAAGACGTGTAGAGCTTGCCTGCGAATGGACAGATAGATTAGCGGATTTAAAAAGATGGGGTGACGTGGATGTAATCAATGCTCCACTTCATGGAAGAATTCATGAAAACAAAACAGACCCAAACTCTTCATTTACCGTTGAAGAAGTTTGGCCTGCTAGAAGCTTCAACCCTGCCAAGCATATGGCATGGCCTCTTAGCTCTAATGAGCTATCAAGAAGTAATGGTGTTTACAAGCAAACCCCAGGCTGGTAA
- a CDS encoding MarC family protein, translating into MENLFSYGLSVFMSFFAIMNPIAITPIFLGLVDGEDEQTKRKIARTASITAFLIVVCFIVAGKYIFEVFDITIPAFKITGGILIFYVGFEMLMSQKSKIHNTNHHSEDSSIAISPLAIPILAGPGTIVTAMNNVTDASFIQIAIVIATFAFMIFLTYIAFAWSDIIVKKVGQNLISVIGKLMGLILAIIGTGMISEGIKLTFP; encoded by the coding sequence ATGGAAAACTTGTTCTCTTATGGCTTATCTGTATTCATGAGTTTCTTTGCTATTATGAACCCTATAGCCATTACGCCAATTTTTCTTGGTTTGGTAGATGGTGAAGATGAACAAACCAAAAGAAAAATAGCTCGTACCGCCTCCATCACAGCTTTTCTGATAGTGGTTTGTTTTATAGTAGCCGGCAAATACATTTTTGAAGTTTTTGACATTACCATTCCCGCCTTCAAAATAACGGGTGGCATCCTAATTTTTTATGTCGGTTTTGAGATGTTAATGTCTCAAAAATCTAAAATACATAACACTAACCATCACAGTGAAGACAGCAGCATTGCCATTTCGCCTTTAGCCATTCCAATCTTGGCGGGGCCAGGAACAATAGTAACCGCTATGAATAATGTGACAGATGCTAGTTTTATTCAAATAGCCATTGTCATTGCTACTTTTGCCTTTATGATATTTCTCACCTATATAGCTTTTGCTTGGAGTGATATAATTGTCAAAAAAGTGGGTCAAAATCTAATTTCTGTCATCGGGAAATTGATGGGTTTAATTCTGGCTATTATCGGTACAGGAATGATTTCAGAAGGCATTAAGCTTACTTTTCCGTAA
- a CDS encoding tail fiber domain-containing protein → MKRLLALLSLVLLSTLVTAQSVLITPGAQSINGDSSSQGQLNAYGSGLVVGPKVKLSEEDPASNMHTMSCASEIFNESFAGTLKDPTGDAGYTGGILYDCDFTLYSTSASYLTTQIDFQVLDTESDGDTVYVLNYSNSEVLGAYSGNELPQTLFVNANAIRIKFKTDNDANVGAGFVLTWKSIIKDTTVAAIENYSGEGLVFDVGSNAFWSGKHAPLDFENRGLFSTAMGYNTNASGQMSTSIGNSTSASGFFSTAMGYKSDAPGNYSTAMGSDTDASGDYSTAMTYFTNASGDFSTAMGRSTTASGRSSTAMGNNTEASGYISTALGYESEASGRYSTVIGSYSKASDDYSTAIGYYTEASGSYSTALGTRASSNGRFGSMVLGDYVSHSANSLKADAGNRLLARFDNGYKFYTNNDLSISSIGLMALHNANSWSSISDSTKKENFIASNGEEVLKSVSQMRIGTWNYKGQNASKHRHWGVMAQDFHHHFGKDAYGTIGNDTTIATADFDGVSFAAIKALEERTRELQSDLASEMRFSASLELTTEKHEKKIEELQEQLQKQLQRNEAYESELLSMRSETMSVRAESRTVQAESKALKEDFKELKEMLLKSVAVKTK, encoded by the coding sequence ATGAAAAGATTATTAGCCCTTCTAAGCTTAGTTTTATTGTCAACCTTAGTTACTGCCCAGTCAGTGCTGATAACCCCTGGTGCTCAAAGTATTAATGGCGATAGCTCCAGTCAGGGTCAATTAAATGCCTATGGTAGTGGGTTGGTAGTTGGTCCTAAAGTTAAACTTAGCGAAGAAGACCCAGCTAGTAATATGCATACCATGAGTTGTGCATCTGAAATTTTTAATGAATCATTTGCAGGGACATTAAAGGATCCAACTGGCGATGCGGGTTATACAGGAGGTATTCTTTATGATTGCGACTTTACTTTATACTCAACTAGTGCCTCTTATTTGACAACTCAAATTGACTTTCAAGTTTTGGACACAGAATCCGATGGAGATACGGTTTATGTTTTAAATTATAGTAATTCTGAAGTTTTAGGAGCGTATTCTGGTAATGAGCTACCTCAAACTTTGTTTGTTAATGCTAATGCAATTAGAATTAAGTTTAAGACAGATAATGATGCTAATGTAGGAGCGGGATTTGTTTTGACATGGAAAAGTATTATAAAAGATACCACGGTTGCTGCTATCGAAAATTATAGCGGGGAGGGTTTGGTATTTGATGTAGGGTCAAATGCCTTTTGGTCAGGAAAGCATGCTCCGTTGGATTTCGAAAATAGAGGACTTTTTTCTACCGCAATGGGTTATAACACTAATGCTTCGGGTCAGATGTCTACGTCAATTGGTAATAGTACAAGTGCTTCTGGTTTTTTTTCTACGGCAATGGGTTATAAGTCGGATGCTCCTGGTAATTATTCCACAGCTATGGGGTCTGATACCGATGCTTCTGGTGATTATTCTACCGCAATGACATATTTTACAAATGCCTCAGGGGATTTTTCTACAGCCATGGGACGCTCTACCACTGCCTCAGGGCGTTCTTCTACAGCTATGGGCAATAACACCGAAGCGTCTGGCTATATTTCTACGGCCCTTGGCTATGAGTCAGAAGCTTCTGGGCGTTATTCTACGGTTATTGGGTCTTATAGTAAAGCTTCTGATGATTACTCTACGGCTATAGGTTATTATACCGAAGCTTCTGGTTCTTACAGCACTGCTTTAGGTACTAGGGCTAGTTCTAATGGGCGTTTTGGTTCAATGGTTTTGGGTGATTATGTTTCTCACTCGGCAAATTCTTTGAAGGCCGATGCTGGAAATAGACTTCTGGCACGTTTTGATAATGGATATAAATTTTATACAAACAATGATTTATCGATAAGTAGCATAGGCTTAATGGCTCTACATAATGCCAATTCTTGGTCTAGTATTTCTGATAGTACTAAAAAAGAAAACTTCATAGCATCTAATGGAGAAGAGGTACTAAAAAGCGTATCACAAATGCGTATAGGCACATGGAACTATAAAGGGCAAAATGCAAGTAAACATCGTCACTGGGGTGTGATGGCACAAGACTTCCACCATCATTTTGGTAAAGACGCCTACGGCACCATAGGAAACGACACCACCATAGCCACTGCAGATTTTGATGGTGTAAGCTTTGCTGCTATTAAAGCTTTGGAAGAAAGAACGCGTGAACTTCAAAGTGACTTAGCTAGTGAAATGAGGTTCTCGGCTTCGCTCGAACTGACAACCGAGAAGCACGAAAAGAAGATAGAAGAGCTTCAGGAACAACTGCAAAAGCAATTACAACGTAATGAGGCGTATGAGTCAGAACTCCTGTCAATGCGTTCGGAGACAATGTCAGTTCGAGCGGAGTCGAGAACAGTCCAAGCGGAGTCCAAAGCCCTAAAAGAAGATTTCAAAGAGCTCAAAGAAATGCTGCTAAAGTCTGTGGCTGTAAAGACGAAATAA